Below is a window of Hydrogenimonas sp. DNA.
GTAGAGAACCGGAAAGTCGAGCTGGGTCTCGTTCGCTTCAAGCGCTACCAGTAGGTCGAATACCTCGTCAACGACCCTTTCGGGCTCCGCGGCGGGCTTGTCTATCTTGTTCACGACCACTATCGGCCGCAGACCGAGCTCTATCGCCTTCTTCAAAACGAATTTGGTCTGAGGCATTACACCCTCCTGGGCATCGACAAGAAGAAGAACCCCGTCAACCATCTTCAGAACCCTCTCCACTTCACCTCCGAAGTCGGCGTGGCCTGGTGTATCTATGATGTTGATCTTGTAGTCGTTGTATCGGATCGCGGTATTCTTGGAGAGTATCGTAATGCCGCGCTCCCGCTCTATGTCGTTGCTATCCATCACACGCTCGGCGACCTCTTTGTGCGCCTCGAACGTTCCGGACTGCTGCAGGAGGCCGTCTACGAGCGTAGTTTTACCGTGGTCGACGTGGGCGATTACGGCGATATTTCTTATGTTTTGCATATGTGTGTAGTCCTAGTAGAAGTGTAGTATTTCGCGCATTATATCCAAAAAGAGTTCATAATATATCTTTTTTAGAGTCAAAAAGAGGATTGCAGCCGGGAACGCCGGAGATTTTCTCTAAGAACCTACCTTCACTTCCGGGAAAAAAAGAGACACATGATGAGACTCTGCAGGTATTTTTTAAATCTCCGACAATGGCATCCTGCTTTTTCTCAAGGATTTCACTCTTCCGGCTCAAAACAGAGTTAAAGGAACGGATATTGCTTGATTTTAAAAAATCGATAATACTTCCGGTGAAAGGCTATAGATGACCTCTCTATCTCCAATGCCGCTGCTGGCGAAGCTAGAAGAGCTGGATACCGTTTCAGGCAAGCTGCCGGCATCCGAAAAGGATCCGGGGCTCTTCAAAGAGCTTCTACAGCTTCTGCAAAGCGACGAGGCCGACCCGAAGAGTCTTCAGTCGCTTCTCGACAAACTCGGGAAAAATCTGGAAAAGGGTGTTTTGGAAGATGAAAAAAGAGATGGAACCATCCGGAAAGATGGATTCCGTAACAACCCTGTTCCGCCTTTGCAAATAGATATCGATGAGGAGAAATTCACAAAAAACACTCCTGCTTCGGGAGAGGCTGGAAACAGCGTTGCAAAAGGTACGGAAAAGAGAGTTGCTTCGGAGAAACTCTCCTCCATAATCCCCCGGCAGGTTCAGGACTACCAGAGATCCGGCGAAGGTGCAAACGAAATCTCGGCCGAGAAAAGAGTACGTTATGCCGGCATCGTCTCCGCTGCTCTCCTTGAGCGGAGCGACAAGGAGAGGGAGGCGGTTCACGACTTCCGCAGTTCAAAGGATATTAAGGAGTTGATAGGTCTGGCCGAGCGCCATGGACTGAAGCCTCTCAACATAGAGCTTACGGTCGAAAAACCTGACAAAAAAGAGAATGTACCGAAAAATAGCGTACCGCTGCCTTCTTCGGTGATCCTTCAGCAAACGGAGCACATATCCGGTAGCGCAGCCGGGGTTTTGGAGCGCTTGAACAAAGCAGAGAAGCCTCGGCTGGCGCTTGGCGGAACGGAAAAAGAGCAAAAAGGCGGCCTGCCCCTACGACAGCTTCCGGGAAGTAACGAAGATACGGATAGAGTGAACAAAAAGCCTGCGGCGGGGATTGAGGGCGGAGATACCGACCTGATAAAGCTGCTCTCCGGACTGGAGAGAATGGTGTCAAAAAAGGCTCCGATTAGCGGCGTTACAGATGAAGATAGGGTTAATGCGGCAACGGACCAGTTGCGGCAGAGAACATCAGGCCAGAATGAAATAGAGCCGGAGATAGACGACAGGCCAGAACTCGGCGGTATCGAGCAGAAGGCAAAAGCGGCAGAGGCTCTGAGTCAGAAGATTGCCGATGCCAAAGTTACGGTACGCCATTTCGCGCAAAGCCTCCGGGAGCAGGTAGAGAACTACAAGCCCCCCTTTACGCGTATGCAGCTATCCCTTGATCCCAAAGACCTCGGAAGCGTAGAGGTGACGCTCGTAAGCCGTGGAAACAACCTTCATATCCAGGTCCATTCGAACCCGACCGCTATCGGTGTGATGGCTACGCAGGGCAATGAACTCAAAAGCCAGCTTGTATCGATGGGCTTTACCGATGTGCAGATGCAGTTCAACATGAATCAGCAGAAACAGGGACAGCGGCAGTGGCAAAACAGTGATAGCGGTTATCTCAAGAGTGAAGAGGTTCCTGATTTTTATGAATCTCTTGAAATTATAATCCCCCAATACGTATAAGGAGAGCGGCAATGGATGTAACGACAACAACTTCGACTATTACTACAACAGGAACAACGGATCAGGTTTACAATCCGGACGGGGTGCTTGGAAAAGACGATTTTCTGCAGCTTCTCATAACCGAACTGCAATACCAGGATCCTACCGACCCGATGGATTCAGACAAAATTCTCTCCCAGACTTCACAGTTGGCTACGCTTGAAGCGCAGACCAACACCAACGAAACGATGAAGCAGATTTCCGAGGCCTACATGAGCACTTCCCAGTTCAATACAATCGGAGCTATCGGGAAAATAGCGGATGTCGGAAACAGTGACATAAGGCTGGATGAGAGCGGCTCTACATATTTTGAAATCTACTTCCCTGAAGATGCGGCTTCCGGAACCCTGCAGATCACAGACTCCTCCGGAAATATCATAAAATCTGTCGATCTTCCGTCAATATCATCCGGAGTACATCCCTTCGAATGGGACGGTACCGACTCTTCCGGAAACCGTGTGGATGCAGGAGTATACCAGGTAAATGTCTCCTATAATACACCGGACGGAGAGGAGCTTACCACAAGAGTGGGACTATACCCGATCGAATCTGTAAGGTTCGAAGAGGGTGAGGCACTGCTGAAGCTCGGTTCAAGCTACATTCCTATGCAGCAGGTAAAAGAGGTATACGGAGAGTGATATGAATGTATCTTTCTATAACGGGGTATCGGGTACCAAAACACACCAAAGCGGTATAGATATATGGGGAAACAATATAGCCAATGTAAATACCGTCGGCTACAAATCTGATATTCCGGAGTTCAGTACCATTTTCGCACAGTCGCTTACGGAGGGAAACGGTTCACCGACAAGCGATCAGATCGGTATGGGTTCAAGGCTGAGCTCTACAACAACAAGTATGATTCAGGGTACTATCCAGCAGAGCGACAATCCTCTGGATCTTGCCATACAGGGTGACGGATGGTTCGGTGTGAGCGGTATGAACAATAGGATGTTTTATACGAGAAACGGAGTCTTCTCCACAAATGCTGACGGTTATATCGTGGATGGATACGGAAACTTCCTGCTAGGTACCAGCGCTAACAATATAGGCTATACGACCGATCCCGAAGATCCCGCAAAAACCATTGCCGTTTTGAACAGTTCGGTAGACTCTGTAGATCTCACTTCACCGGAGGCGCAGGAGAAGCTGCAGCTTCCCGCACGCATGTACTACCCGCCTGAAGCGACAACTAAAGCGGAGTTCAAAGCCAATCTTCCGGTAGACTATCTTCCGGGGCAGGAGTTCAATACCAAAGCCGGACTTATCGCACCGGACGGTTCAAAACACACCCTGACAGTAGTCTACACCAAAAGTGAAAATCAACCGGAACTGGGAAGTGCATGGGAGTACCGTGCCTACATAGACGATGAGGAGAATCCATACTCCGAAGTGACAGGTCGTCTGGAGTTCGATGAGCAGGGAGGATTGAGAACCGTGCCCGCTACATTCACCATCGACAACCACGGCGGAAGCGTGGAGGTGACACTCGGAACCTCCGCATACGACGGTCTTGTATCGATAGCCGGAGCCGATATTGCAACATCAGCAAATGCCGACGGCTTCCCGGAAGGATATCTGAACGGATACAGGATAGATCAGGAGGCCAATATCATAGCCTCCTTCAATAACGGGAGAACCAGTTCGATCGGAAAGGTAGCGGTGTTCCATTTCCAAAATGACCAGGGGCTTGAAAAAGCCGGTTCCAACATCTACGCTCCATCTTCCAACAGCGGTCCGGCAACCTTTTTCAAGGATGCCGACGGAAATACCGTTCTCGGTGCAAATGTCATAAACAATGCATTGGAAAACAGTAATGTCAACCTGGCTACCGCACTTACGGAGCTTATCGTAATGCAGAAGGCGTTCGATGCGAGTGCCAAAAGTATCACCACTTCCGATCAGATGATCCAGAAAGCGATAAATATGAAGAAGTAGGAATGGTATTTGCTTGTATTTTTATACAGATGGGCACCTATAAAAAGAATAAAATTCACTAACAAAGGATTAGACTCATGATGCGATCACTATGGGCCGGCGTATCCGGACTGCAATCCCACCAAGTCGCGATGGATGTAGAGGGAAACAATATAGCCAATGTCAACACGACCGGATTTAAATACTCCCGTGCCAACTTCGCCGATCTTCTGAGTCAGACGAGTAAAATTGCTACGGCGCCTCAAGGCGGGCTCGGAGGAAAGAACCCCATGCAGATAGGGCTCGGCACATCCATTCAGAATGTCAGCCATATCTTTTCACAGGGCTCTGTGCAGAATACCGACAAAAATACGGATGTAGCCATTCAGGGTGACGGTTTTTTCATCGTAAGCGGGGATGGAGGAAAGACCCAGAAGTATACCCGTGCCGGCGATTTCAAGTTCGATGCCAACGGTAACTTCGTAGATAACAACGGGTATGTAGTACAGGGGTGGGTAAGAGATGCCGATACCAACCAGATAGATTCGACGGCCCCGATTCAGGATATCAACATTCCGCCGGGACTCACAACACCCGCCAATGCAACGACATATATCCAGCTAAAAGCTAATCTTAACTCCGGTGATCTTATCGTCAACAAAGCCCCGACATACTCTTCCGCAGATATAGCGGCCGGTAAAAACCCCGATGATTTCGGGGTCCTCTTTACAGGAAACGGGGAGGCATTCAACCTGCAGCCGCCTTCAGGAGGAGTCGGCGGACAGGGCGTAAAGGTCTCTTTCGACAACGGAGCCACAACGGTTCTATTCAGATATACCAACGACCCGGCGGCCGTAACCGACCCGACAAATGTCACGGACGGCAGTACGAACTACTTCAGAACCACAGAAGATCTTAGGCGTCAGCTCGAAGATCTCGCCCAGACACAGTCGTCAACGGCTGCAGTCACAATCAACGATCAGGGTAAATTCGAGTTGAGCAACAGCGGTGCAGGCGGAGCCGACCTTACAATAACCGTGGACAGCATCGTAGATGCAGATACGCAGGAGAACCCGCTATTCACACAGGCGATCGGCTCCCTTGCCGGGCTGCTTCCCGCAGATACCACCAGTGTAAAGCTGTCGCAACCGATCGATGCGGCCGTACACTCATCCAGCATCGATGTTTTCGACTCTCTCGGAACTAAACATACAGTCCGCTTCGACTTTAGAAAAACCGGTTTCACTGCAACCGGCGGAACATCCTGGACATATACGATTTCAGTTCCGCAGCCCGGAACCATAGCCGGAGCCATAGCACCAAACGAAAATATACTAGAAGGGGGAACCATCGATTTCAACTCGGACGGTTCACTTGCACAGTACAACCCTCCGGGCATCACCTACACGGCCAACAACGGCTCAGCTCCCAACCAGCAGATAGATTTCAAATTCGGAACGATAAACGGATTTGACGGAATCACCAGCTACGACTCCGAATCCTCGACCGCGGGAATCAGCCAGGACGGTTTTCCCGGCGGTGACCTGGTTGGCATCAGGATCGACCAGAGCGGTACTCTCATAGGCTCTTTCAGCAACGGCCGTTCATTCGGGCTTGCCCAGATAGCTATGGCTAAGTTTGCGAACAACGAGGGTCTGATGAGTGACGGAGGAAACATATTCATCCAGTCCGCCAACTCTGGAGACCCGATCATAGGGAAAGCCAACAGCGGCGGGCGGGGTTTCATAAACTCATCTTCTCTGGAGATGTCCAACGTCGACCTCAGCCGCTCCCTTACACAGCTGATAGTTGTACAAAGAGGCTATCAGGCAAACTCCAAAACTATAACCACTTCAGATCAGATGCTTCAGACACTTCTACAGTTGAAGCAGTAGGTTATCAGGAGGCAGAGGGTAGCGAGAGACCCGCTTCGCGGCCCTCTTCAATTTTCACATTTTACCTCTTTCACCCAAGTCCATAAATCTCCCGGTACCTCATAAGAGCGTACCTGTCGCTCATTCCCGCTATAAAGTCGGCCGCCACCCGCTCCGTTTTTTCGTTTCCAATCCGCTCCTTGTAGCCGCCCGGAAGCAGATCGGTATCGTCGGTCAGAGCGGCATAGAGCTTTTTGATACACTCCTTTCCCGCATGCATCTTGCTCACTATCCTCTCGTGACGGTACAGTTTTTTGAACATTATCTTTTTCAAATCTTTGATCTGTGTGGAGAGCCCTTTTTCGAAAGCTATAGGTGCCGGCTCGTCGGCCGGAACAGTGCGGCACAATATCTTTTTCGTATCGGGCACTCTCCTCCTGCTCGACTCTATCAGCTCAGTCACGAGGTGGCTTATGAGCATACCTACAAACCTGTAGCGGTGAAGTTTGGTTCCTCTCGTCAACCCCTCTTCTCTTACCTTTTCGTCTATCATCGCCGCAAGCGGGTTTTCCAGAATATCTTCGAAGGTTATTAGGCCGTACTGTATGCCGTCGTCTATATCATGGCTTATGTATGCGATCTCGTCGGCATGATCCACTATCATCGCCTCCATGGAGGGGTGAAAATCGAGCCCGAACGTCTCATCGTACCACTCCGTCAAAAAGGGCTTTCTGTATGGGTAGGAGTGTTTCAAAATCCCCTCGAGCGTAGCGAAAGTCAGATTGAGTCCGTCAAACTGCGCATACCTCTTTTCAAGTCTTGTAACCACCCTGAAAGATTGGAAGTTATGATCGAACCCGTTTTTGTTCCCGCTCTCTCTGAGACACTCATCGAGCGTATCTCCTCCGACATGCCCGAAAGGGGTATGACCCAGGTCGTGCGCGAGGGCGATAGTCTCGGCAAGGGTCTCATGGCAGCCGAGCGCATTGGATACGGCCCGGGCAATCTGACTCACCTCCAGGGAGTGTGTAAGCCTGGTTCTGAAGTAGTCACCTTCATGGTTTATAAAGACCTGTGTCTTGTACTCGAGCCTTCTGAAAGAGCTGG
It encodes the following:
- a CDS encoding deoxyguanosinetriphosphate triphosphohydrolase, which codes for MRCTDRFNPAIADFRDPFARDRDRVIHTSSFRRLEYKTQVFINHEGDYFRTRLTHSLEVSQIARAVSNALGCHETLAETIALAHDLGHTPFGHVGGDTLDECLRESGNKNGFDHNFQSFRVVTRLEKRYAQFDGLNLTFATLEGILKHSYPYRKPFLTEWYDETFGLDFHPSMEAMIVDHADEIAYISHDIDDGIQYGLITFEDILENPLAAMIDEKVREEGLTRGTKLHRYRFVGMLISHLVTELIESSRRRVPDTKKILCRTVPADEPAPIAFEKGLSTQIKDLKKIMFKKLYRHERIVSKMHAGKECIKKLYAALTDDTDLLPGGYKERIGNEKTERVAADFIAGMSDRYALMRYREIYGLG
- a CDS encoding flagellar hook-length control protein FliK: MTSLSPMPLLAKLEELDTVSGKLPASEKDPGLFKELLQLLQSDEADPKSLQSLLDKLGKNLEKGVLEDEKRDGTIRKDGFRNNPVPPLQIDIDEEKFTKNTPASGEAGNSVAKGTEKRVASEKLSSIIPRQVQDYQRSGEGANEISAEKRVRYAGIVSAALLERSDKEREAVHDFRSSKDIKELIGLAERHGLKPLNIELTVEKPDKKENVPKNSVPLPSSVILQQTEHISGSAAGVLERLNKAEKPRLALGGTEKEQKGGLPLRQLPGSNEDTDRVNKKPAAGIEGGDTDLIKLLSGLERMVSKKAPISGVTDEDRVNAATDQLRQRTSGQNEIEPEIDDRPELGGIEQKAKAAEALSQKIADAKVTVRHFAQSLREQVENYKPPFTRMQLSLDPKDLGSVEVTLVSRGNNLHIQVHSNPTAIGVMATQGNELKSQLVSMGFTDVQMQFNMNQQKQGQRQWQNSDSGYLKSEEVPDFYESLEIIIPQYV
- a CDS encoding flagellar basal-body rod modification protein FlgD, translated to MDVTTTTSTITTTGTTDQVYNPDGVLGKDDFLQLLITELQYQDPTDPMDSDKILSQTSQLATLEAQTNTNETMKQISEAYMSTSQFNTIGAIGKIADVGNSDIRLDESGSTYFEIYFPEDAASGTLQITDSSGNIIKSVDLPSISSGVHPFEWDGTDSSGNRVDAGVYQVNVSYNTPDGEELTTRVGLYPIESVRFEEGEALLKLGSSYIPMQQVKEVYGE
- a CDS encoding flagellar hook protein FlgE translates to MNVSFYNGVSGTKTHQSGIDIWGNNIANVNTVGYKSDIPEFSTIFAQSLTEGNGSPTSDQIGMGSRLSSTTTSMIQGTIQQSDNPLDLAIQGDGWFGVSGMNNRMFYTRNGVFSTNADGYIVDGYGNFLLGTSANNIGYTTDPEDPAKTIAVLNSSVDSVDLTSPEAQEKLQLPARMYYPPEATTKAEFKANLPVDYLPGQEFNTKAGLIAPDGSKHTLTVVYTKSENQPELGSAWEYRAYIDDEENPYSEVTGRLEFDEQGGLRTVPATFTIDNHGGSVEVTLGTSAYDGLVSIAGADIATSANADGFPEGYLNGYRIDQEANIIASFNNGRTSSIGKVAVFHFQNDQGLEKAGSNIYAPSSNSGPATFFKDADGNTVLGANVINNALENSNVNLATALTELIVMQKAFDASAKSITTSDQMIQKAINMKK
- a CDS encoding flagellar hook protein FlgE — translated: MMRSLWAGVSGLQSHQVAMDVEGNNIANVNTTGFKYSRANFADLLSQTSKIATAPQGGLGGKNPMQIGLGTSIQNVSHIFSQGSVQNTDKNTDVAIQGDGFFIVSGDGGKTQKYTRAGDFKFDANGNFVDNNGYVVQGWVRDADTNQIDSTAPIQDINIPPGLTTPANATTYIQLKANLNSGDLIVNKAPTYSSADIAAGKNPDDFGVLFTGNGEAFNLQPPSGGVGGQGVKVSFDNGATTVLFRYTNDPAAVTDPTNVTDGSTNYFRTTEDLRRQLEDLAQTQSSTAAVTINDQGKFELSNSGAGGADLTITVDSIVDADTQENPLFTQAIGSLAGLLPADTTSVKLSQPIDAAVHSSSIDVFDSLGTKHTVRFDFRKTGFTATGGTSWTYTISVPQPGTIAGAIAPNENILEGGTIDFNSDGSLAQYNPPGITYTANNGSAPNQQIDFKFGTINGFDGITSYDSESSTAGISQDGFPGGDLVGIRIDQSGTLIGSFSNGRSFGLAQIAMAKFANNEGLMSDGGNIFIQSANSGDPIIGKANSGGRGFINSSSLEMSNVDLSRSLTQLIVVQRGYQANSKTITTSDQMLQTLLQLKQ